Proteins from one Trichoplusia ni isolate ovarian cell line Hi5 chromosome 9, tn1, whole genome shotgun sequence genomic window:
- the LOC113497118 gene encoding protein phosphatase inhibitor 2-like: protein MAQNLQKKPSKGILKTSRSVDGQDTSTAAGTPSTSKRPKEQRFDEMNIMETFHPANKDYGHMKVDEPKTPYSESVDGEVEPGDELDANILAAKLAASMNKPPKCVEACESDEDMDEPEEVRRKRIEFEKKRKMHYNEFQALQLARQLMAQEDDDDDDQGGPGKQST from the exons ATGGCTcagaatttacaaaaaaagccCTCTAAGGGCATACTAAAGACCTCGCGGAGTGTTGACGGTCAAGACACATCGACTGCAGCAGGAACGCCGTCCACAAGCAAGCGACCAAAAGAGCAAAGGTTTGACGAGATGAATATTATGGAAACGTTTCATCCAGCGAACAAAGATTATGGTCACATGAAGGTGGACGAACCTAAAACGCCTTATTCAGAATCCGTGGACGGTGAAGTAGAACCGGGAGACGAGCTGGACGCAAATATACTAGCGGCGAAGTTGGCAGCCAGTATGAATAAGCCGCCGAAATGTGTGGAAGCATGTGAGAGTGACGAGGACATGGACGAGCCCGAGGAGGTGCGCCGGAAGCGGATCGAGTTCGAGAAGAAGCGGAAAATGCATTACAATGAGTTTCAG GCGCTGCAATTGGCGAGGCAGCTCATGGCTCaggaagatgatgatgatgacgaccaAGGAGGACCTGGAAAGCAGTCAACCTGA
- the LOC113497119 gene encoding protein aveugle — protein sequence MVEDSSLNSNKPKTKTTRPKAVYLWTEADVQKWLRRHCSDYYNLYWERFHEHDITGRALVRINDNTLLRMGITNKEHREAIWREILKLRLKADIVEIRDLERRHNYFNYDL from the exons ATGGTTGAAGACTCGAGCTTGAATTCCAACAAACCAAAG ACAAAAACAACACGACCAAAAGCGGTATACTTATGGACAGAAGCCGATGTGCAAAAATGGTTACGACGTCACTGCAGCGACTACTACAATCTTTACTGGGAACGATTTCATGAG cATGACATAACAGGCAGAGCACTGGTCCGCATAAATGACAACACCTTACTACGGATGGGAATCACCAACAAGGAACACCGAGAGGCAATATGGAGAGAGATACTCAAACTGAGACTGAAGGCTGATATTGTGGAAATTAGAGACTTAGAGAGGAGACACAACTATTTCAACTATGACTTGTGA
- the LOC113497346 gene encoding SET domain-containing protein SmydA-8 isoform X1, producing MRRDMHKKGHKKKTKKRARGDGKNKENIIEDVQDEKDEQTPEPAEEKKNLCYEIRHSSIMGRYLVATRDIRPGEVIVEEPAIAVGPCSGCGLICLGCYRELDEANLAKCQGCKWPMCSSSCYGSGKYTGHSTYECETLKGIPPDYTKLEDLKDSYQALMPLRCLLLKKADPKKWTALSAMESHNEMRRARGDIWPTNEKNVVQRIKKWGLDFDDEEIHTVCGILEVNAFEVGGSGASARALYGGAYLLAHDCTPSTTHTDAERAASRPLTVRAAVPHQQGDLISLCYAYTLQGTLKRREHIKHSKFFECRCRRCADPTELGTYCSAFRCPRCAGRVLPAAPLQPAALWRCGGCAYSMAAAAVQLLLKRLTDEFEQIDANDVPGYENFLHKYRNVVHSSHYLCLSAKHSLSQLYGKVADYMIHEMPDSELNRKIEICRDLMKVFDVIEPGYSRLRGVTLYELHAPLMILTTRDFEKKAITKDNLRTRLKEIVGYLTESALILGFEPPQSSEGLMASAARDALKKIKTWEQIIGKIS from the exons AT GAGACGCGACATGCATAAGAAGGGACATAAGAAGAAG ACAAAGAAACGTGCGCGAGGAGATGGGAAGAACAAGGAGAATATTATAGAAGATGTACAGGATGAGAAAGATGAGCAGACCCCGGAGCCGGCGGAGGAGAAGAAGAACCTTTGTTATGAAATAAGACATTCATCTATAATGGGCAG ATATTTGGTGGCGACCCGTGACATCCGCCCGGGTGAAGTGATAGTGGAAGAGCCAGCCATTGCCGTCGGCCCCTGCAGTGGCTGTGGACTCATCTGTTTGGGATGCTACCGGGAACTCGATGAAGCAAACCTGGCTAA ATGCCAAGGATGTAAATGGCCCATGTGCAGCAGTTCGTGTTATGGTTCGGGGAAGTACACGGGTCACTCTACATACGAGTGTGAAACCTTAAAGGGAATACCTCCAGACTACACCAAACTTGAAGATCTGAAGGATTCCTATCAAGCTCTAATGCCTTTGAG ATGTCTTCTGCTGAAAAAAGCAGATCCAAAGAAGTGGACAGCGCTGTCAGCGATGGAGTCTCACAATGAGATGCGACGCGCGCGGGGAGACATCTGGCCGACCAACGAGAAGAACGTCGTGCAGAGGATCAAGAAGTGGGGGCTGGATTTCGATGACGAGGAGATCCATACTGTATGTGGTATCTTAGAG GTGAACGCGTTCGAGGTGGGCGGCAGCGGCGCGAGCGCGCGCGCGCTGTACGGCGGCGCGTACCTGCTGGCGCACGACTGCACGCCCAGCACCACGCACACGGACGCGGAGCGCGCCGCCTCGCGCCCGCTCACCGTGCGCGCCGCCGTGCCGCACCAGCAGGGGGACCTCATCTCGCTCTGCTACGCCTACACGCTGCAG GGCACCCTAAAGCGCCGCGAGCACATAAAGCACAGCAAGTTCTTCGAGTGCCGCTGCCGGCGCTGCGCGGACCCCACGGAGCTGGGCACGTACTGCAGCGCCTTCCGCTGCCCGCGCTGCGCCGGCCGCGTGCTGCCCGCCGCGCCGCTGCAGCCCGCCGCCCTCTGGCGCTGCGGCGGCTGCGCCTACAGcatggccgccgccgccgtgcaGCTGCTGCTCAAGAG ACTCACAGACGAATTCGAGCAGATAGACGCAAACGACGTGCCGGGCTACGAGAACTTCCTCCACAAGTACCGCAACGTGGTCCACAGCTCGCACTACCTGTGCCTGTCCGCCAAGCACTCGCTCAGCCAGCTGTACGGGAAGGTGGCCGACTACATGATACACGAAATGCCCGACTCCGAGCTCAACAGGAAGATTGAGATCTGCAGGGACCTCATGAAGGTCTTTGATGTTATCGAGCCGGGATATTCTAGGTTGAGAG GTGTAACCCTATATGAACTGCACGCGCCGCTCATGATCCTGACCACGAGGGACTTCGAGAAGAAAGCCATCACCAAGGACAACTTGAGGACAAGGCTTAAAGAG ATCGTGGGCTACCTAACAGAGTCAGCTCTGATCTTAGGCTTTGAGCCCCCGCAGTCTTCCGAAGGTCTAATGGCGTCCGCAGCTAGAGACGCGCTGAAGAAGATCAAGACTTGGGAACAGATCATCGGGAAGATCTCATGA
- the LOC113497346 gene encoding SET domain-containing protein SmydA-8 isoform X2: MHKKGHKKKTKKRARGDGKNKENIIEDVQDEKDEQTPEPAEEKKNLCYEIRHSSIMGRYLVATRDIRPGEVIVEEPAIAVGPCSGCGLICLGCYRELDEANLAKCQGCKWPMCSSSCYGSGKYTGHSTYECETLKGIPPDYTKLEDLKDSYQALMPLRCLLLKKADPKKWTALSAMESHNEMRRARGDIWPTNEKNVVQRIKKWGLDFDDEEIHTVCGILEVNAFEVGGSGASARALYGGAYLLAHDCTPSTTHTDAERAASRPLTVRAAVPHQQGDLISLCYAYTLQGTLKRREHIKHSKFFECRCRRCADPTELGTYCSAFRCPRCAGRVLPAAPLQPAALWRCGGCAYSMAAAAVQLLLKRLTDEFEQIDANDVPGYENFLHKYRNVVHSSHYLCLSAKHSLSQLYGKVADYMIHEMPDSELNRKIEICRDLMKVFDVIEPGYSRLRGVTLYELHAPLMILTTRDFEKKAITKDNLRTRLKEIVGYLTESALILGFEPPQSSEGLMASAARDALKKIKTWEQIIGKIS, translated from the exons ATGCATAAGAAGGGACATAAGAAGAAG ACAAAGAAACGTGCGCGAGGAGATGGGAAGAACAAGGAGAATATTATAGAAGATGTACAGGATGAGAAAGATGAGCAGACCCCGGAGCCGGCGGAGGAGAAGAAGAACCTTTGTTATGAAATAAGACATTCATCTATAATGGGCAG ATATTTGGTGGCGACCCGTGACATCCGCCCGGGTGAAGTGATAGTGGAAGAGCCAGCCATTGCCGTCGGCCCCTGCAGTGGCTGTGGACTCATCTGTTTGGGATGCTACCGGGAACTCGATGAAGCAAACCTGGCTAA ATGCCAAGGATGTAAATGGCCCATGTGCAGCAGTTCGTGTTATGGTTCGGGGAAGTACACGGGTCACTCTACATACGAGTGTGAAACCTTAAAGGGAATACCTCCAGACTACACCAAACTTGAAGATCTGAAGGATTCCTATCAAGCTCTAATGCCTTTGAG ATGTCTTCTGCTGAAAAAAGCAGATCCAAAGAAGTGGACAGCGCTGTCAGCGATGGAGTCTCACAATGAGATGCGACGCGCGCGGGGAGACATCTGGCCGACCAACGAGAAGAACGTCGTGCAGAGGATCAAGAAGTGGGGGCTGGATTTCGATGACGAGGAGATCCATACTGTATGTGGTATCTTAGAG GTGAACGCGTTCGAGGTGGGCGGCAGCGGCGCGAGCGCGCGCGCGCTGTACGGCGGCGCGTACCTGCTGGCGCACGACTGCACGCCCAGCACCACGCACACGGACGCGGAGCGCGCCGCCTCGCGCCCGCTCACCGTGCGCGCCGCCGTGCCGCACCAGCAGGGGGACCTCATCTCGCTCTGCTACGCCTACACGCTGCAG GGCACCCTAAAGCGCCGCGAGCACATAAAGCACAGCAAGTTCTTCGAGTGCCGCTGCCGGCGCTGCGCGGACCCCACGGAGCTGGGCACGTACTGCAGCGCCTTCCGCTGCCCGCGCTGCGCCGGCCGCGTGCTGCCCGCCGCGCCGCTGCAGCCCGCCGCCCTCTGGCGCTGCGGCGGCTGCGCCTACAGcatggccgccgccgccgtgcaGCTGCTGCTCAAGAG ACTCACAGACGAATTCGAGCAGATAGACGCAAACGACGTGCCGGGCTACGAGAACTTCCTCCACAAGTACCGCAACGTGGTCCACAGCTCGCACTACCTGTGCCTGTCCGCCAAGCACTCGCTCAGCCAGCTGTACGGGAAGGTGGCCGACTACATGATACACGAAATGCCCGACTCCGAGCTCAACAGGAAGATTGAGATCTGCAGGGACCTCATGAAGGTCTTTGATGTTATCGAGCCGGGATATTCTAGGTTGAGAG GTGTAACCCTATATGAACTGCACGCGCCGCTCATGATCCTGACCACGAGGGACTTCGAGAAGAAAGCCATCACCAAGGACAACTTGAGGACAAGGCTTAAAGAG ATCGTGGGCTACCTAACAGAGTCAGCTCTGATCTTAGGCTTTGAGCCCCCGCAGTCTTCCGAAGGTCTAATGGCGTCCGCAGCTAGAGACGCGCTGAAGAAGATCAAGACTTGGGAACAGATCATCGGGAAGATCTCATGA
- the LOC113497347 gene encoding SET domain-containing protein SmydA-8 has protein sequence MVSQGACIICLSPALQKCSGCQNVHYCSKEHQKQDWKQHKFQCTPARVKEDEKLGRYLEATRDIKAGDILLKEKPLITGPTQVTPPVCLGCYKLLEEGKTVTCELCGWPFCSQDCTARKEHEPECHYTEKRGEKVNITTFGAPHPNYQCITVLRCLYQRDHDEKLWAKLQALQSHCDDRRDTDKWNNDKKMVAEFIWNFFKLEGVFSEEEIMKCCGILQINGHEVPLLEPEYVALFDRISMVEHNCRANCNKSFTSNGDIILVAGVNIPSGSHISVCYTDPMWGTEARRHHLADSKFFECSCERCSDVTELGTMYSAIKCKKKNCKGYLLPETFILPILHKTKNPNPENRNLDNKFWKCETCKDSVSDAIIQQLLQDIGRELSIMPKEDPEACERFIGHCGSYLHPSHFYMTDVSMALAQMIGQEVEQGLAMVTDDRLLLKTQLCRKITDLLEILAPAETRLRGTLLFEMHAAIAETGRRQSLIDGPMTLLGYVSESRRILSEAARLLRHEPPELPEGRLSRQAKINLLQMDDLIKSLSAALPSPL, from the exons ATGGTGTCACAAGGCGCCTGCATTATCTGCCTCTCTCCGGCTCTTCAAAAATGTTCCGGCTGTCAAAACGTCCACTACTGCTCCAAAGAGCACCAGAAGCAGGACTGGAAGCAGCACAAGTTCCAGTGCACCCCCGCCAGGGTTAAGGAGGATGAAAAGCTAGGGAGGTACCTCGAAGCCACCAGGGACATTAAAGCTGGAGACATTCTGTTGAAGGAAAAGCCTCTTATCACTGGCCCCACTCAG GTGACACCACCGGTATGCCTCGGTTGTTACAAACTTCTAGAGGAAGGAAAGACAGTTACGTGTGAACTATGCGGCTGGCCCTTCTGTTCCCAAGACTGCACAGCCAGGAAGGAACACGAACCTGAGTGCCATTATACAGAAAAAAGAGGGGAAAAG GTCAACATAACAACATTTGGTGCTCCACACCCGAACTACCAGTGCATCACAGTTCTACGCTGCCTGTACCAGCGCGACCACGACGAGAAGCTCTGGGCTAAGCTCCAAGCGTTGCAGTCTCACTGTGATGACAGGCGGGACACGGACAAGTGGAACAATGATAAGAAAATGGTGGCCGAATTCATCTGGAATTTCTTTAAGCTCGAAGGGGTTTTCAGTGAAGAAGAGATTATGAAATGCTGTGGAATTTTGCAG ATCAATGGGCACGAGGTACCTCTCCTGGAGCCGGAGTACGTCGCTCTGTTTGATCGCATCTCGATGGTAGAGCACAACTGTCGCGCTAACTGCAACAAGAGCTTCACTTCAAACGGGGATATT ATCCTAGTTGCTGGTGTGAACATCCCCAGTGGCAGCCACATCTCGGTGTGCTACACCGACCCCATGTGGGGCACGGAGGCGCGCCGCCACCACCTTGCCGACTCCAAGTTCTTCGAGTGCTCCTGCGAGCGCTGCTCTGACGTCACCGAGCTCGGGACCATGTACAGTGCTATCAAGTGCAAGAAGAA GAACTGCAAAGGCTACCTCCTGCCAGAGACCTTCATCCTTCCAATCCTGCACAAGACAAAGAATCCAAATCCAGAAAACCGGAACTTAGACAATAAATTCTGGAAATGCGAAACTTGCAAGGACTCGGTCTCTGATGCTATCATACAACAGTTGCTGCAAGATATCGGGAGAGAACTCAGCATTATGCCAAAAGAAGATCCTGAAGCTTGTGAAAG GTTCATAGGCCATTGCGGTAGTTATCTCCACCCGTCGCACTTCTACATGACAGACGTGAGCATGGCGCTGGCGCAGATGATCGGCCAGGAGGTCGAGCAGGGCCTCGCGATGGTGACTGACGACCGCCTGCTGCTGAAGACACAACTGTGCAGGAAGATCACAGACTTACTTGAGATATTGGCTCCAG CTGAGACTCGTCTCCGAGGCACCTTGCTGTTCGAGATGCACGCCGCCATCGCTGAAACTGGAAGAAGGCAGTCTCTCATAGATGGACCCATGACTTTACTTGGCTACGTTTCA GAGTCCCGCAGGATCCTGTCGGAGGCAGCTCGCCTACTCCGTCACGAG